In the genome of Bremerella sp. P1, the window TTGGTGAAAAGAACCAATGCCAGTACTGCGTCTCGGCTCATACGACCGTCGGTAAGATGGTTGGCTACACTGAAGAAGAGACCGTGAAAGTCCGACAGGGTGAAGCGGCCGATCCCAAGCTGCAAGCCGTGCTGAACCTGACCGACGCGATTACCGAAACCAAGGGTTTCATCAGCGACGATCAGTTCAACGCCGCAAAAGCTGCGGATCTGAGTGACGAAGAAATCACCGAAGTGGTTGGCCTGGTGGCTTTGAACTTCTTCACCAATTTCTTCAACCACGTCGCCGGGACGGAAGTTGATTTCCCGGAAGTCGAACTGCTGGCAGAAGTTGCCTAAGGGAACCTCTTCTGTGGAAACGATGCGGCCAGTGCAGTGCACCGCTGGCCAATTTTAAGTTTCCTCTACTCGGGTCGGACAGGCAGGTACTCGAAGCTCTTCGCTTTGTCGATCCACTGCTGATCTCCATAAACGCCGACGTCGTCTGTCTTGAACGCGCGGAAGCCTAGCTTGTAGACCGGTGAGTCTTCGGAGATCGTGAAGTCGAACTTCTCGGCATCAGCAAACTTGGGATCGGCGATGATCGATCCAGTCTCGTGGCCTTGAGCTTGCCACTCTTCGAGCGATTTTCCTTCAAACGTTACCGGCTTGCCAGAAGCGTTGAAGTAACAATTGTTCGAGCTGTCGTGCTTTACCTGGCTCCACCGCCCGTGCAGTAGTTCCCCTTGGTCGTAAAAGACAATGTTGCGATCCAGGACGAACGAGCGATGCGGTTCGACGCGGGTAGCCTGTAATTGATAAAGCAGCGCGAATGCCAGGATGTTATTCCGAACGATATTGTCTTTGCCATAGTGCTGGTGGAAGCCGCCGGTCTTGGTGCGATAGACGAGATTGTTCTCAAATAGAATCCCGCTACTTCCTTCGTCGGTGTAGAGTCCCCAGCCGCCATAGCTGTAGGCGTGGATGTCATGGAAGATGTTGCCCCGGACGACGGTTCCTTCGGAAGGTCCGAGCGTGTAAATGCCGCCCATGTCGCTCAGCACGCCGTAGCCAAGGTGATGAACATGATTCTTGGCAATCGTATTGCGTTTGGTGAAGCTTTCGCCGTAACCCCATCGCCAACCGACAGAAATACCGGTGTAGAAATAGTCGGCGATTTCGTTGTGGGTGACGCGATTATCAGGACTTTGTCCAATCCAGAGACCAACGGCACAGGGGAAGATTCGCCCACCGCGGTTCAGGATGTTGTTGTCGATGGTGATATGACTGGTCTGCTGCTTGGGATCGCGCCGCATGGCCGTTTCCCCGATACGGACGCCACCGGCACCCGTGTCGTGGATCCAACTTCGTTCGAGCGTGCAGTGCTGACAGCCGCGGCGAAACCAGAGGCCATAGATGCCCACGTGGCCGATCTCACAGTCGGCGATCGTCAAATGTCGGGCACCATCAATCAGCGCGGCTGCTTCGATAGGGGAAGCGGCCTGACTGGGCTCGAAGCCACTCTTAGGCGTTGTCCAGCGAGCGTGTAAAAATCGCAGGCCACGAAGTTCGACGTGCTCCACAAATTCATCCGCATCCGGTTGGCCACGCACGATCAATAGTTGCTCGAGACGCGGGATAATCATTTGAATCTTCGAGAGGTCTTCCCCTTTGCGCGGCATGTAACGAATCACACCGTCGGCCGATGCGTGCCATTCACCGGGCGTATCGAGCGCCGCGGAGTAGTTTTCGATGCGGATCTGGGTTTTCTCGTTAAGCGGATTGTGCCCCTTCATCTTTCGCCCTGAGGTCACCATCGCATGCTGCTCGAACAGAAGCTCGTCTACGTGACGCCGAGTGTTGTCCCATTTGTGGAAAGCTAAGAACTGGACCTGAGGCAATTCTTCAGGCATCACGTTTGCGAGCGTGGCCGCATAGTCTTTGCCGGTCAGGCGAAGCGTCTGCTTGGCGGGACCCTTTTCCGGAGCTTCTTCGGTCACGCCGGTCAGGGTGAAAAGACCTTCGTCAGGCTCGCGGGCCAGCGTGGTCGGCTGTTGGCCGGCGATCAGCTGCTCGGGAAGAGGGCTATGAAGCTCTTCGGGCAAAACGGCCTGCCAGGTTTTTCCTTGTTGCTGCCAACCAGTAACAACGCTTCCACCAGAGAAGATCGGCGAAGCCCCTTCCATGGCTCGGTAAACGATCGGATGGTCTTGGGTGCCGCTATCTTCCGGAGTGAGAACAAACGGCGAAGCAAGTGGATACGTGCCGTCGGCAACCCAGACAGTGTGGGCTTCGTCGGTGGCGTGGCTGCGGATCGCATCGCGGGCCTTGGCGAGCGTGGCAAACGGAGCTGCCTGGGTACCGGCGGCCTCATCACTTCCATTAGGGGCGACGTACCACTGCGCGGCAGAGGCAGGAACAGCAAATAACACGACGAGCCAGAGCGGCGCAAAACGAAGCAGCGTCATTGGTCGATTCCGTAGTTTGGCAGGGAGAATCAATCGGCGGGAACGGCGGGGGAGACTCCTTTATGATAGAACAGCCTCGCCGCGAGTCCAATCACGGGCCTTGTTCATCTCTATCTGGACTTCAGGTTATTAAGTCGCATCTGGGCATCGTTAAGCAGATTAGTACCCCACGATTCGCCTTCGAGCAGTTGGATCACGCCCCGATAGATTCGCTCAGCCTTGATGGGATCGTCCGAAGCAATTTCGTCCGCGTATTGGAGACGCTCGCGAATCGATACCGTTTGTTGTTTGCTCTTGCTTGCGAGGGCCGAATTCAATTGTTTCAGGCGTCGCTCTGCCAAAACCAGGCAGCGGGCAATATCACCTTGCTGCGAACCGGATGGGCCGTAGGCCAGGATCAGGCCTTGCAGTTTGTTGCGTGCACCTTGCGGATCGAGTTCGTTGGTTTTCATCGCATCCAAATAGATTTGTTCGACAGGATGCAAACCTTGGTTGACCCCTCCGAAGGCCGCAGCCAGGCGGTAGCGATTCTCTTGTCGACGGAGATTCAATTCTTCTTTGAGCTGGGCGACATTTTCGGAGCGAGGATCTTCCGGGAAGCGTTCCAGGAAGTCGTCCATCTCGTCGGAAATTTCGGCCAAGTCTCCTTCATTCGCACCGTCCTCGATCGATTGATAGACCTGGTCGGCGGTTGGCTTCTTCGGAGCAATCATCATCACGGCTACGACCACACCGAGCGCTACCAGCAGGCCGCCGATTTGAATGTAGTTGATCCATGCGGAGCTCTTTTCGCGGCGTGACTCTTCTTCAGAAGTCCTCTGACGCTGCTCGGCAACGGTGGTGAAGCGGGTTTGAGATTCCGGTTTTTTAGCTCGCTGACTAACAATTGTTGCCGGGGCCTCGGTGCCTCCGTCTTGGCTCTTGGCTTGCGGCTCGTGTGACCCACCATCGCCGGTCAGCTGCATGGTAGGGGCTTCGGCCAGCTTGCGTGCCTGAGGATCAAGTGTAGGGGCTTCGTCTCCGCCACCGTCTTTTAATTGGTATTCATCCTCGGGAGCCGAGGGCTTCTTCGTCGAGTGATCGGCCAAGTTCAGGTCGAAGTCGGTCTCTTCGGGAAGTTCTAAGAGAGCTTCCAAACGGCGGCAAAGAGCACGAGCCGTCGGAACACGGTTCTCCGGATTCTTATCCAATAGCTGCGTGATCAGTTGGCTCAAGTCGTTGGGGAGTGTTTCCACAAGACGATCAATGGGAACAGGCTCGTTGTACCGCAGCTTGTCGAGGATTTCGGTCACCGTATTGCCACGAAATGGCGGCTGCCGTGCGAGCATCGCGTACATGAGCGCACCCAGACTGTAGAGGTCGGCCTTGGGGGTTACCCCTTCGCCGAAAGCCTGTTCAGGAGCCATGTAGTCGGCCGTGCCCACGATACCACCGGCCATGGTGACTCCTGTTGCGCCAAAGAGCCGGGCGATTCCGAAGTCGAGGATTTTCACTTTGTCGTCGCGGGTGATCAAGACATTGGCGGGCTTGATGTCGCGGTGGACGATTCCCATGTCATGGGCTTGGCGAAGACCAGCTGCGATCGCCAGGCTATACTTCACCACCGTACGCCAGCTTTTGATCGGCGTTTTGACGATCACCTCGGCCAGGCTGCGACCGTCGACCAATTCCATGGCATAAAACAGCTCGCCATCTTCTTCGCCAAATCCGAACAGACGCACGATGTTGGGGTGCTTCAACTGGAGCAGCGTTTCGATCTCGCGTTGGAAACGCTCGCGCAGCCCCTCGTTGTGGGACATGTTGCTGGGCAGAACTTTGATCGCAGCCTTGTCGCCGGTTCGTTCGTCGATGCCACGATACACGGTCCCCATGCCACCACTGCCAATTGTGGCTTCCAGGCGATAGGGGCCCATCTTTTTCTGGTCCATAACAATGCCGCTTACGGTTCGTGATTAGTCTGGGCGGAGAAAAGTGCCAGGGGACGTGTGTCCTATTATAGAAGCATACTCCGCGAACTTCGACGACTGCTCTACAGCCAAAAGCAAATCACGGCCAAACCCAGCAAAAGGGTGGCAACGCTGTCGCGAACGCTCCACTTATCGCTCGATGCATTCCAGCGCACATGCGAGATGACCGCCCCAGTTGGGCAGGCATACCGGCAGAAGCCCATCGGGACGAACGCAGAAAAAATGAGCCCTCCGATAGCGATCGAAAGCGAAGCCCAGCCGGAAATGGTGGGCACGTACGCATCAAAGGGTTCCAATGCCGCCAGGTTGCCATCGATGATCGAGAACGCGATGAGGATACAAACGGCCAGCAGCACCGCAGGCACTGCCGATAGGACCAGGCGAAGCTTCTTGGGCACCTTCCAGTTCCACTTCGAGAACCGCAAGATCATCATCTGGGCGGCACCATGAGGGCAAAGATGGTTGCAATAGACCTGCTTCTTGCTGAAGAGGGGAACGGCAAATGCTGCAATTGCCACAGCCACCAGGCCGATGCACTTCTGCCACGGAACCGAGTGGCTGGCCCAGCCGACAAAGAGTGCCATGGAAAGAATGTCGCCCGCGAAGAAGCCGAGATAGGCAATCACGATAAACCCAAAGCCAAACTGCACCCACTTCTTGCCGCGCAGATCGGTGAACGCAATGGCCAGCGCCGCGACAATCACCAGCAGCGTGGCCGCATCACGCCAGGTGAACGAGATCGGCGTCGCGGCTAGTTGTGGTTTTTGCTCGGCCTGTATCTCGCGCTGATAGGCCGCGGCCGCGATACCAACCGCTTGCGTGGCCGACTGACTGGTCATGGTCGCCCCGGAAACACCTTCGATCTCGGCCTGCTTCATATCAAGCTTGGCCAACTGATCGAGATCGTAGCCGGCCAGGTACTCGGGAAAGGACCAGTCTTCGCGAACGTAACGTACGTAAGGATCGTTGTCGTAACTTTCCCGCAGGGCGACCGCTTTCAGCTTTCCTTCGGTATCCAGGACTACCAGCACGTCGGACGGTCCTTGGTAGCCAATGTGCTGATCGGCCTGGGGACTTGTGCGCCAGACGGTACCGATGATTGTTCCATTGTCGTTGAGGACCTCGAGCCAGCCGCGGGGCGACTGTTTCGCGACCAGCTGTTTCGCCTTAGGCAGGATCTCGGCAACTTCTTCGAACGCGATCTCTTTGGGAAAGCGGTAGTTGGGGGGATCGCTGCCTAGCGTTTTAGTGACCGACTCGATGATCGCCAGGCTGGTCAGGGTGGCACCTGACACGGCGTCGAGCTTCGTCTGGCCGCCGAGGTCTTCGGGAGACTTATCGACAAACTGCTTTAAGAACCAGGTTGCTTTTTCAACGGCCGCGAGATGTTCTGGCGTGTCTTTGCTGGAAAGGATTTCGATGCCGCGGATCGTATTGTTGGCATCGACGACCACCAGTGAATTGGTGGGGCCTGAGAAGCCAATGATGTTGTTGGCTGTGGGCAAAGTGGTGACCGCCCAGCCGATTCGCTTGCCATCGGAGTTTTGGATGTAGGCTCCTTCCCGATCGGCAGCAGCCGTTAGGGAGGCCGCTTCGGGGAGGAAGCCTTGGACTTTGCCAAGCGATATTTCGACAGGATCGAGCGCTGCCAGGCTTTCGCTTTGGCTATGAAGACGTACCAACAGCGCGATCGCCGCGATCAGTGCGAACCGATACCCATGCAGAAGGAAACGCAGGCCGAGGGACCTGCGTTTCTTGGGTGGAACGTTGGCTGCTGGAGTTTCTTCCGCCATTTAAATTGCGTTAGTTACCAGCGACAGGAATCAACTGGATCGCATCGGCATGGATATTTCCATCGCCGCGTGATTCGACTTCCACGTACGACTCTTTGCCTGGCTCGAGCGTAAAGATACCCAGCGAGTAAAAGCCCCCGTCGATCGGCGGTTGTTCTTTCATGTTGATGACCGTCGTGTCACGCGAGCCACCGGCAGCTACGGTGACATTGGCATTGGCACTTCGATTTTCGTGCGGCTGGTACGCGTAACGAACGTCGTATTTGCCGGCCTTCTCGATCTTGATCGGGAAACGAACCTTGGCGCCTTTCTCTCCGGAATAGAGGTAACCGTGATTCACGTAGCCCTTCAGGCCGGTGCCTTCGGTCCACTTGCCGGTCTTCTCGGCTTGACGATCGTCAATGACAATGCCGGCCATCTTCGTTGGGTTCAGTCCCGATGGAGGACCATACGGTGACGATGGCAGCAGCGTGGCTGGCATTTCGATTTCGGCATCGACGGTGGCACGACGTGCCTGGCCTGGCAGGTTGAGCAGTTGGTCCATTTCGTCCCAATGTTCTTCGTAGACCTGACGCGGCGAGCAATCATACAGCTTGCAGAGAGAAGCGGCCTTGCCGACCACTTCGCCCATCATGCCGCAGGTCTTCATCACGCGCACGGTACCCAACGCTTCGTGGGTCACGCTGATGCAGCGACCGGCCATGAACAGGTTCGGGACGTTCTTCGAGTAGAAGCAGCGGTAAGGAACCGGATAGCCATACGAGCGGTCGACTCGACGATCGTGTACGGCGATCGAGATGAACGGGTTGTCGGGAAACTTGTCCGCGAATTCCTTCTTGGGGTAGTGCAGGTCGATCGACCAAGTGCTCGGCACGCAGCCATCTTTGAAGTCTCGCTTGGCCACGATGTCGTCCTCGGTCAGGATCACGTCGCCAATCAGCCGACGCGACTCACGAGGACCGCCAACGTAGGCCAGCCAGGTCAGTTCGGCATTCTTGTGCTTCGAGGCCCCGTCTCGGTTCTTCATCGCATTGAAGGCACCATACACGGCACGCAGATTCCAGTCGCGGATCGACTCGGCACCTTGGATCGGGTCTTTGTCGAAACCACTTTCCCAGAACCACTGACCATGATGATCACGTGGATAAGGGAAGTCTTTCATGGTCAGGTCCAAAGCCCAAGGCGTTTCCGGGAAGGTCGTTTCCTGGTCGGCTTCATCCCAACGCCACATGTTGCTCATACCCATGCGGCCCTTGTCGGTTTGGTCGTACAGGGCACCTGCCAAGGCGCCGATGGTGCCGTGACCGGTGGCATCGCAGAACAGGTTGCCTTCGAACTTGCGAACCTGGCTGGAACGGGTATCGAATGCCGTGATCGACGCGATCTTGCCATCCTTCATTTCCAGATCGTTGGCGTGGTGATTCAGGAACAGGTCGATGTTCTCTTCGGCACGAACGATCTCTTCCTTCTTTTCGTCCCCGAATTCCTCGTAGGTGCCTGGCGACTTCTTCGCTTTGTCGGCGAACTCTTCGACGATCTCGCCAATTCGTGGGTACTTACCACGACGGATGTTACCCATCGCCCAAACGCGAACTTCGCTACTGCCGTT includes:
- a CDS encoding FAD-dependent oxidoreductase, which encodes MKSIFSAALTVLFCFLSSSLLAADLLVEAESFTDHGGWKLDTQFINEMGSPYLLAHGLGKPVDAAKTEVTFPETGRYRVFVRTKDWVGQWNAPGAPGKFQVAIDGKPLEETFGTESAEWFWHDGGLVDIDKKDVTLSIQDLTGFDGRCDAIYFTTDVNTTPPSSKSQLAKWRKDLLGITEDIKTEGPYDLVVIGGGYSGMGAAISAARMGCKVALIQNRPVLGGNGSSEVRVWAMGNIRRGKYPRIGEIVEEFADKAKKSPGTYEEFGDEKKEEIVRAEENIDLFLNHHANDLEMKDGKIASITAFDTRSSQVRKFEGNLFCDATGHGTIGALAGALYDQTDKGRMGMSNMWRWDEADQETTFPETPWALDLTMKDFPYPRDHHGQWFWESGFDKDPIQGAESIRDWNLRAVYGAFNAMKNRDGASKHKNAELTWLAYVGGPRESRRLIGDVILTEDDIVAKRDFKDGCVPSTWSIDLHYPKKEFADKFPDNPFISIAVHDRRVDRSYGYPVPYRCFYSKNVPNLFMAGRCISVTHEALGTVRVMKTCGMMGEVVGKAASLCKLYDCSPRQVYEEHWDEMDQLLNLPGQARRATVDAEIEMPATLLPSSPYGPPSGLNPTKMAGIVIDDRQAEKTGKWTEGTGLKGYVNHGYLYSGEKGAKVRFPIKIEKAGKYDVRYAYQPHENRSANANVTVAAGGSRDTTVINMKEQPPIDGGFYSLGIFTLEPGKESYVEVESRGDGNIHADAIQLIPVAGN
- a CDS encoding FMN-binding protein, encoding MAEETPAANVPPKKRRSLGLRFLLHGYRFALIAAIALLVRLHSQSESLAALDPVEISLGKVQGFLPEAASLTAAADREGAYIQNSDGKRIGWAVTTLPTANNIIGFSGPTNSLVVVDANNTIRGIEILSSKDTPEHLAAVEKATWFLKQFVDKSPEDLGGQTKLDAVSGATLTSLAIIESVTKTLGSDPPNYRFPKEIAFEEVAEILPKAKQLVAKQSPRGWLEVLNDNGTIIGTVWRTSPQADQHIGYQGPSDVLVVLDTEGKLKAVALRESYDNDPYVRYVREDWSFPEYLAGYDLDQLAKLDMKQAEIEGVSGATMTSQSATQAVGIAAAAYQREIQAEQKPQLAATPISFTWRDAATLLVIVAALAIAFTDLRGKKWVQFGFGFIVIAYLGFFAGDILSMALFVGWASHSVPWQKCIGLVAVAIAAFAVPLFSKKQVYCNHLCPHGAAQMMILRFSKWNWKVPKKLRLVLSAVPAVLLAVCILIAFSIIDGNLAALEPFDAYVPTISGWASLSIAIGGLIFSAFVPMGFCRYACPTGAVISHVRWNASSDKWSVRDSVATLLLGLAVICFWL
- a CDS encoding carboxymuconolactone decarboxylase family protein is translated as MPRLQPIALESAQGKQRELLDAAKKKLGKHINIVATMANSTSVLEAYLGFSGAMGHSQLSAKAREAVALRVGEKNQCQYCVSAHTTVGKMVGYTEEETVKVRQGEAADPKLQAVLNLTDAITETKGFISDDQFNAAKAADLSDEEITEVVGLVALNFFTNFFNHVAGTEVDFPEVELLAEVA
- a CDS encoding right-handed parallel beta-helix repeat-containing protein, encoding MTLLRFAPLWLVVLFAVPASAAQWYVAPNGSDEAAGTQAAPFATLAKARDAIRSHATDEAHTVWVADGTYPLASPFVLTPEDSGTQDHPIVYRAMEGASPIFSGGSVVTGWQQQGKTWQAVLPEELHSPLPEQLIAGQQPTTLAREPDEGLFTLTGVTEEAPEKGPAKQTLRLTGKDYAATLANVMPEELPQVQFLAFHKWDNTRRHVDELLFEQHAMVTSGRKMKGHNPLNEKTQIRIENYSAALDTPGEWHASADGVIRYMPRKGEDLSKIQMIIPRLEQLLIVRGQPDADEFVEHVELRGLRFLHARWTTPKSGFEPSQAASPIEAAALIDGARHLTIADCEIGHVGIYGLWFRRGCQHCTLERSWIHDTGAGGVRIGETAMRRDPKQQTSHITIDNNILNRGGRIFPCAVGLWIGQSPDNRVTHNEIADYFYTGISVGWRWGYGESFTKRNTIAKNHVHHLGYGVLSDMGGIYTLGPSEGTVVRGNIFHDIHAYSYGGWGLYTDEGSSGILFENNLVYRTKTGGFHQHYGKDNIVRNNILAFALLYQLQATRVEPHRSFVLDRNIVFYDQGELLHGRWSQVKHDSSNNCYFNASGKPVTFEGKSLEEWQAQGHETGSIIADPKFADAEKFDFTISEDSPVYKLGFRAFKTDDVGVYGDQQWIDKAKSFEYLPVRPE
- a CDS encoding serine/threonine-protein kinase, with the translated sequence MDQKKMGPYRLEATIGSGGMGTVYRGIDERTGDKAAIKVLPSNMSHNEGLRERFQREIETLLQLKHPNIVRLFGFGEEDGELFYAMELVDGRSLAEVIVKTPIKSWRTVVKYSLAIAAGLRQAHDMGIVHRDIKPANVLITRDDKVKILDFGIARLFGATGVTMAGGIVGTADYMAPEQAFGEGVTPKADLYSLGALMYAMLARQPPFRGNTVTEILDKLRYNEPVPIDRLVETLPNDLSQLITQLLDKNPENRVPTARALCRRLEALLELPEETDFDLNLADHSTKKPSAPEDEYQLKDGGGDEAPTLDPQARKLAEAPTMQLTGDGGSHEPQAKSQDGGTEAPATIVSQRAKKPESQTRFTTVAEQRQRTSEEESRREKSSAWINYIQIGGLLVALGVVVAVMMIAPKKPTADQVYQSIEDGANEGDLAEISDEMDDFLERFPEDPRSENVAQLKEELNLRRQENRYRLAAAFGGVNQGLHPVEQIYLDAMKTNELDPQGARNKLQGLILAYGPSGSQQGDIARCLVLAERRLKQLNSALASKSKQQTVSIRERLQYADEIASDDPIKAERIYRGVIQLLEGESWGTNLLNDAQMRLNNLKSR